A portion of the Salmo trutta chromosome 1, fSalTru1.1, whole genome shotgun sequence genome contains these proteins:
- the LOC115199054 gene encoding acyl-CoA synthetase family member 2, mitochondrial-like has translation MATHLLRQLSVFSRRAVLQPLQVVSSLQKTWTPGNPTWLWCCRSLHVDSPPMVPGQSFSYVHGASSVSLLGQTGGQSLQAAADRWPHREALVFLQDGVRKTFSQFQENVSLQGTATH, from the exons ATGGCTACTCACCTCCTCAGACAGCTCAGTGTGTTCTCTAGAAGGGCTGTGTTACAACCTCTACAGGTGGTCTCCTCACTACAGAAGACATGGACACCTGGGAACCCAACCTGGCTCTGGTGCTGTAG ATCCCTCCATGTGGACAGTCCCCCCATGGTCCCAGGGCAGAGCTTCAGCTACGTCCATGGGGCCTCCTCAGTGTCCCTGCTGGGCCAGACGGGGGGTCAGAGTCTTCAGGCTGCAGCCGACCGCTGGCCCCACAGAGAGGCCCTGGTCTTTCTGCAGGATGGAGTCCGTAAGACCTTCTCCCAGTTTCAGGAGAACGTGAGTCTCCAGGGAACAGCTACTCACTAG
- the LOC115208123 gene encoding monocarboxylate transporter 6-like isoform X1, which produces METNSQGTSDEKLYDKQPTGLYMEADLAEGPVHSQLGRMTEGVELEARQNQTHRTHRTRQNQTQGDTVLLRRGSGGEGPQGPKGPEVRAEGSRGSEVRAEGSRGSEVRAEGSRGSKVGAEGSRGSEDVVETRASQDWTRVNHSTVRRSTDSDSEEQEEKEEEEGSLHHHHLTGTPPHNGPTGEPGAGLSGNGYAQQVAPDGGWGWVVLVATILVLALTLAFPSCIGIFYTELQAEFSSSNTETSWVPAIMTAVLHAGGPLCSVLVERFGCRVTVMVGGVLSGLGMVVSALARTITELYITSIIAGLGFCLSFQPSVTMMGHYFLRRRAFANALSSTGTALGLSTLPLLANFLLGQFGWRGSFLVLGGLLLNCCVCGAVMRPLGAKHSGAQRTLTNKAAQGLSKQPIKGPLKQEKEGLKARLRTALSDLVVFLRRHMAFDLLVSNARYRAYALGVTWMMLGFVVPLVYLVPYATANGMEQDRAALLMAILGLVNIAVRPVAAVFFGLPRFRGSGCFVYVFAVALLVNGLSNSICGAAATFPVLLIYVVIFGLSMSVIGSLLFTVLMETVEMSRFPSALGLISMLESGTLLIGPPLAGMLVDSTGHYSYVFYACSGTVSSSGLFLIGAFYYLDRQKKREEKKRAGPPAAYQQKPAISLVPDCRYSHVPSTQGGKPAISLVPDCRYSHVPSTQGGKPAISLVPDCQYSHVPSTQGGKPVISLVPDCQYSHVPSTQGGKPAISLVPDCQYSHVPSTQGGRAADTVRVTNV; this is translated from the exons ATGGAGACAAATTCGCAAGGGACCTCTGACGAGAAACTATACGATAAACAGCCTACCGGACTTTATATG GAAGCTGATCTAGCAGAAGGCCCGGTCCACAGCCAGCTAGGCAGGATGACAGAGGGGGTGGAGCTGGAGGCCAGACAGAACCAGACCCACAGGACCCACAGGACCAGACAGAACCAGACCCAGGGTGACACAGTCCTGCTGAGGAGGGGTAGTGGAGGAGAGGGCCCCCAGGGGCCTAAGGGACCCGAGGTTAGAGCAGAGGGGTCCAGGGGGTCTGAGGTTAGGGCAGAGGGGTCCAGGGGGTCTGAGGTTAGGGCAGAGGGGTCCAGGGGGTCCAAGGTTGGCGCAGAGGGATCCAGGGGATCAGAGGATGTGGTAGAGACACGGGCGTCTCAGGACTGGACCAGGGTGAACCACAGTACTGTGCGGAGGAGCACAGACAGTGACTCTGAGGAgcaggaggaaaaggaggaggaagagggttccctccaccaccaccaccttactGGGACACCACCCCACAATGGCCCAACTGGAGAACCAGGGGCTGGGCTGTCTGGGAACGGGTATGCCCAACAGGTGGCCCCAGATGGGGGCTGGGGCTGGGTAGTGCTGGTGGCTACTATCCTGGTCCTGGCTCTAACGCTGGCCTTCCCTTCCTGTATTGGTATCTTTTACACAGAGCTACAGGCTGAGTTCAGCTCCAGCAACACAGAGACGTCCTGGGTGCCTGCTATCATGACTGCTGTGCTGCACGCTGGTG GTCCACTATGCAGCGTGCTCGTGGAACGCTTTGGTTGCCGGGTAACGGTGATGGTGGGAGGGGTTCTGAGTGGACTAGGCATGGTGGTCAGCGCCCTGGCCAGAACCATCACAGAACTCTACATCACCAGCATCATCGCAG GGTTGGGGTTCTGCCTGTCCTTCCAGCCCTCTGTGACCATGATGGGCCACTACTTTTTGAGGCGGCGGGCGTTTGCCAACGCCCTGTCGTCCACTGGCACGGCCCTGGGCCTCAGCACCTTACCCCTGCTGGCCAACTTCCTGCTGGGCCAGTTTGGCTGGAGAGGCAGCTTCCTGGTCCTTGGAGGGCTGCTGTTGAACTGCTGCGTGTGTGGGGCTGTCATGAGGCCCCTGGGGGCCAAACACAGTGGAGCCCAGAGGACACTCACTAACAAGGCTGCCCAGGGGCTCAGCAAGCAACCAATCAAAGGTCCTCTCAAACAGGAGAAGGAGGGACTTAAGGCAAGACTTAGGACAGCGCTCAGTGACCTTGTCGTGTTCCTACGGAGACACATGGCCTTTGACCTGTTGGTCAGTAACGCTCGTTACCGTGCCTATGCCCTGGGAGTGACGTGGATGATGTTGGGATTTGTAGTTCCCCTGGTCTACCTGGTGCCCTATGCTACAGCCAATGGTATGGAACAGGACCGAGCCGCGCTACTGATGGCCATACTGGGCCTAGTTAACATTGCTGTGAGACCCGTGGCGGCTGTCTTCTTCGGCCTGCCGCGCTTCAG ggGCAGTggctgttttgtgtatgtgtttgcggTAGCCCTCCTGGTCAACGGGCTGAGTAACAGTATCTGTGGTGCGGCTGCCACCTTCCCCGTGCTCCTGATCTACGTGGTCATCTTTGGTCTGTCCATGTCTGTGATTGGCTCTCTGCTCTTCACGGTGCTGATGGAAACGGTGGAGATGAGCCGGTTCCCCTCTGCCCTGGGTCTCATCAGTATGTTAGAGAGTGGAACACTGCTGATTGGACCGCCGCTCGCAG GCATGTTGGTGGACAGTACAGGACACTACTCTTATGTGTTCTATGCCTGCAGTGGGACTGTCTCCTCCTCTGGCCTCTTCCTCATCGGAGCGTTCTACTATCTGGACAGACAGaagaagagggaagagaagaagagagcagGTCCTCCTGCTGCGTACCAACAGAAGCCTGCCATCAGCCTAGTCCCTGACTGCCGGTACAGCCATGTTCCTTCTACACAGGGAGGGAAGCCTGCCATCAGCCTAGTCCCTGACTGCCGGTACAGCCATGTTCCTTCTACACAGGGAGGGAAGCCTGCCATCAGCCTAGTCCCTGACTGCCAGTACAGCCATGTTCCTTCTACACAGGGAGGGAAGCCTGTCATCAGCCTAGTCCCTGACTGCCAGTACAGCCATGTTCCTTCTACACAGGGAGGGAAGCCTGCCATCAGCCTAGTCCCTGACTGCCAGTACAGCCATGTTCCTTCTacacagggagggagagcagCGGACACTGTTCGTGTCACCAACGTGTGA
- the LOC115208123 gene encoding monocarboxylate transporter 6-like isoform X2, with translation MTEGVELEARQNQTHRTHRTRQNQTQGDTVLLRRGSGGEGPQGPKGPEVRAEGSRGSEVRAEGSRGSEVRAEGSRGSKVGAEGSRGSEDVVETRASQDWTRVNHSTVRRSTDSDSEEQEEKEEEEGSLHHHHLTGTPPHNGPTGEPGAGLSGNGYAQQVAPDGGWGWVVLVATILVLALTLAFPSCIGIFYTELQAEFSSSNTETSWVPAIMTAVLHAGGPLCSVLVERFGCRVTVMVGGVLSGLGMVVSALARTITELYITSIIAGLGFCLSFQPSVTMMGHYFLRRRAFANALSSTGTALGLSTLPLLANFLLGQFGWRGSFLVLGGLLLNCCVCGAVMRPLGAKHSGAQRTLTNKAAQGLSKQPIKGPLKQEKEGLKARLRTALSDLVVFLRRHMAFDLLVSNARYRAYALGVTWMMLGFVVPLVYLVPYATANGMEQDRAALLMAILGLVNIAVRPVAAVFFGLPRFRGSGCFVYVFAVALLVNGLSNSICGAAATFPVLLIYVVIFGLSMSVIGSLLFTVLMETVEMSRFPSALGLISMLESGTLLIGPPLAGMLVDSTGHYSYVFYACSGTVSSSGLFLIGAFYYLDRQKKREEKKRAGPPAAYQQKPAISLVPDCRYSHVPSTQGGKPAISLVPDCRYSHVPSTQGGKPAISLVPDCQYSHVPSTQGGKPVISLVPDCQYSHVPSTQGGKPAISLVPDCQYSHVPSTQGGRAADTVRVTNV, from the exons ATGACAGAGGGGGTGGAGCTGGAGGCCAGACAGAACCAGACCCACAGGACCCACAGGACCAGACAGAACCAGACCCAGGGTGACACAGTCCTGCTGAGGAGGGGTAGTGGAGGAGAGGGCCCCCAGGGGCCTAAGGGACCCGAGGTTAGAGCAGAGGGGTCCAGGGGGTCTGAGGTTAGGGCAGAGGGGTCCAGGGGGTCTGAGGTTAGGGCAGAGGGGTCCAGGGGGTCCAAGGTTGGCGCAGAGGGATCCAGGGGATCAGAGGATGTGGTAGAGACACGGGCGTCTCAGGACTGGACCAGGGTGAACCACAGTACTGTGCGGAGGAGCACAGACAGTGACTCTGAGGAgcaggaggaaaaggaggaggaagagggttccctccaccaccaccaccttactGGGACACCACCCCACAATGGCCCAACTGGAGAACCAGGGGCTGGGCTGTCTGGGAACGGGTATGCCCAACAGGTGGCCCCAGATGGGGGCTGGGGCTGGGTAGTGCTGGTGGCTACTATCCTGGTCCTGGCTCTAACGCTGGCCTTCCCTTCCTGTATTGGTATCTTTTACACAGAGCTACAGGCTGAGTTCAGCTCCAGCAACACAGAGACGTCCTGGGTGCCTGCTATCATGACTGCTGTGCTGCACGCTGGTG GTCCACTATGCAGCGTGCTCGTGGAACGCTTTGGTTGCCGGGTAACGGTGATGGTGGGAGGGGTTCTGAGTGGACTAGGCATGGTGGTCAGCGCCCTGGCCAGAACCATCACAGAACTCTACATCACCAGCATCATCGCAG GGTTGGGGTTCTGCCTGTCCTTCCAGCCCTCTGTGACCATGATGGGCCACTACTTTTTGAGGCGGCGGGCGTTTGCCAACGCCCTGTCGTCCACTGGCACGGCCCTGGGCCTCAGCACCTTACCCCTGCTGGCCAACTTCCTGCTGGGCCAGTTTGGCTGGAGAGGCAGCTTCCTGGTCCTTGGAGGGCTGCTGTTGAACTGCTGCGTGTGTGGGGCTGTCATGAGGCCCCTGGGGGCCAAACACAGTGGAGCCCAGAGGACACTCACTAACAAGGCTGCCCAGGGGCTCAGCAAGCAACCAATCAAAGGTCCTCTCAAACAGGAGAAGGAGGGACTTAAGGCAAGACTTAGGACAGCGCTCAGTGACCTTGTCGTGTTCCTACGGAGACACATGGCCTTTGACCTGTTGGTCAGTAACGCTCGTTACCGTGCCTATGCCCTGGGAGTGACGTGGATGATGTTGGGATTTGTAGTTCCCCTGGTCTACCTGGTGCCCTATGCTACAGCCAATGGTATGGAACAGGACCGAGCCGCGCTACTGATGGCCATACTGGGCCTAGTTAACATTGCTGTGAGACCCGTGGCGGCTGTCTTCTTCGGCCTGCCGCGCTTCAG ggGCAGTggctgttttgtgtatgtgtttgcggTAGCCCTCCTGGTCAACGGGCTGAGTAACAGTATCTGTGGTGCGGCTGCCACCTTCCCCGTGCTCCTGATCTACGTGGTCATCTTTGGTCTGTCCATGTCTGTGATTGGCTCTCTGCTCTTCACGGTGCTGATGGAAACGGTGGAGATGAGCCGGTTCCCCTCTGCCCTGGGTCTCATCAGTATGTTAGAGAGTGGAACACTGCTGATTGGACCGCCGCTCGCAG GCATGTTGGTGGACAGTACAGGACACTACTCTTATGTGTTCTATGCCTGCAGTGGGACTGTCTCCTCCTCTGGCCTCTTCCTCATCGGAGCGTTCTACTATCTGGACAGACAGaagaagagggaagagaagaagagagcagGTCCTCCTGCTGCGTACCAACAGAAGCCTGCCATCAGCCTAGTCCCTGACTGCCGGTACAGCCATGTTCCTTCTACACAGGGAGGGAAGCCTGCCATCAGCCTAGTCCCTGACTGCCGGTACAGCCATGTTCCTTCTACACAGGGAGGGAAGCCTGCCATCAGCCTAGTCCCTGACTGCCAGTACAGCCATGTTCCTTCTACACAGGGAGGGAAGCCTGTCATCAGCCTAGTCCCTGACTGCCAGTACAGCCATGTTCCTTCTACACAGGGAGGGAAGCCTGCCATCAGCCTAGTCCCTGACTGCCAGTACAGCCATGTTCCTTCTacacagggagggagagcagCGGACACTGTTCGTGTCACCAACGTGTGA